In Ignavibacteriota bacterium, a single window of DNA contains:
- a CDS encoding sigma-54-dependent Fis family transcriptional regulator has translation MDRAAFQARFGIIGRSLEMREIIDTVMQVAPTDITVLLTGESGTGKEVLAHAIHGGSKRADRKFIAVNCGAIPEGILESELFGHEKGSFTGAIETRKGYFELADGGTIFLDEIGDTPITTQVKLLRVLENGEFMRVGSAEQRRTDVRVIAATNKDLEQEVRAKHFRQDLYYRLRSVNIRIPPLRNRRSDIKLFVDMLLNDAQHAAPANRIMLTDDAMDALMRHSWPGNIRELKNTLESIAILEHGHVVDATVISKYLPSHDLYEHDRALPVSLGKSPEQAEREMIIGLLRGLWLQIEDLKRLVEQGQAHSQLALPSAEDTTAGTGGVSLDELSLEEIEREVLQRVLARFDGSRRLAARSLKISERTLYRKIKEHGLG, from the coding sequence ATCATCGATACCGTGATGCAGGTCGCTCCCACCGATATCACGGTGTTGCTGACCGGCGAGAGCGGCACGGGAAAGGAAGTTCTTGCGCATGCGATACATGGCGGAAGCAAGCGCGCCGATCGGAAATTTATCGCGGTGAATTGTGGCGCCATTCCCGAGGGAATACTTGAAAGTGAATTATTCGGACACGAAAAGGGGTCTTTTACCGGGGCGATAGAAACCCGCAAGGGGTATTTCGAACTCGCGGATGGCGGCACAATTTTCCTTGACGAGATTGGCGATACACCTATCACCACGCAGGTGAAGTTGCTGCGTGTACTGGAAAACGGCGAGTTCATGCGAGTCGGGTCGGCTGAACAGCGGCGGACCGACGTGCGTGTGATCGCCGCCACCAATAAGGATCTCGAACAGGAAGTGCGTGCCAAACATTTCCGTCAGGATCTGTATTATCGGTTGCGATCGGTGAATATTCGTATACCGCCGTTGCGCAACAGGCGTTCCGACATAAAGCTGTTTGTGGACATGCTTCTCAATGATGCACAGCATGCCGCGCCCGCCAATCGCATCATGCTCACCGACGACGCCATGGACGCCCTGATGCGGCATTCCTGGCCCGGAAACATCCGGGAGTTGAAGAACACACTCGAGAGCATCGCGATACTCGAGCACGGCCACGTCGTTGATGCAACGGTGATCTCGAAATACCTTCCCTCTCATGATCTGTATGAACATGACCGCGCTCTTCCTGTCTCACTGGGAAAGTCACCGGAACAAGCGGAACGTGAAATGATTATCGGGTTGTTGCGCGGACTGTGGCTGCAGATCGAGGATCTCAAGCGGCTCGTGGAGCAAGGACAGGCCCATTCGCAGCTTGCACTCCCTTCCGCTGAGGACACGACGGCCGGAACGGGCGGCGTTTCATTGGATGAGCTTTCGCTCGAGGAGATCGAGCGCGAAGTCCTGCAGCGTGTTCTCGCGCGGTTTGACGGGAGCAGGAGGCTCGCCGCTCGGTCTCTGAAGATCAGTGAACGGACCCTGTACCGAAAAATCAAGGAACATGGTCTCGGATGA